A stretch of the Rhizobium sullae genome encodes the following:
- a CDS encoding DUF2249 domain-containing protein, which yields MMPVRELDVRQLLKDGVMPFQVIMETVESLHPDESLRLLVIFEPVPLIRQLNERGYSHHSTKRSEDDWEIVFTPLAPAASPAADDSAAPAPDIWPEPEWNLDLTDLAPPEPMERILARIETMNPGEVLFALLAREPVFLFNELKRRGHEWAGNFDVSGSTYRIMIRVNPSARVS from the coding sequence ATGATGCCAGTTCGAGAACTCGATGTCAGACAACTCCTGAAGGACGGCGTCATGCCGTTCCAGGTCATCATGGAAACAGTCGAATCGCTGCATCCGGATGAAAGTCTCCGTCTCCTCGTGATCTTCGAACCCGTTCCCCTCATTCGCCAGCTGAATGAGCGGGGATACAGTCACCACAGCACCAAACGTTCGGAAGACGATTGGGAAATCGTGTTCACACCGCTGGCGCCGGCTGCCTCGCCAGCGGCTGACGATAGCGCTGCTCCGGCGCCGGATATCTGGCCGGAGCCGGAATGGAACCTCGATCTGACGGATCTGGCGCCTCCCGAGCCCATGGAGCGGATCCTCGCCCGCATCGAGACAATGAACCCGGGCGAAGTCCTGTTTGCGCTCCTCGCCCGCGAGCCGGTGTTCCTGTTCAATGAGCTGAAGAGGCGCGGCCATGAATGGGCCGGCAACTTCGATGTGAGCGGGTCGACGTACCGCATCATGATCCGCGTCAATCCGTCAGCGAGAGTCTCATGA
- a CDS encoding metal-sulfur cluster assembly factor, with amino-acid sequence MITLQPITVSTVLLALRTIQDPEVGTDVVELGLIYLVEIKPDAAVRIAMTTTTRSCPASAFIADAVRERLSTIPGIGRISVDLVYEPPWSPDMIGKFVA; translated from the coding sequence ATGATCACGCTCCAGCCGATCACCGTTTCCACGGTTCTGCTCGCGTTACGGACCATTCAAGATCCCGAGGTTGGGACTGACGTCGTCGAGCTGGGCTTGATCTATCTGGTCGAAATCAAACCGGATGCAGCTGTGCGGATCGCTATGACGACGACCACACGCAGTTGTCCCGCTTCGGCCTTCATCGCGGACGCTGTGCGTGAGCGATTGAGCACAATCCCGGGCATCGGGCGGATATCGGTCGATCTGGTCTACGAGCCACCATGGTCGCCGGATATGATCGGCAAGTTTGTGGCTTGA
- a CDS encoding NnrS family protein has translation MQNRSAAEPAPRIPRGMWTSGSVLFSYGFRPFFLGAAAWSILSIGLWAAFLSSGPAIALNYGPANWHAHEMLFGFASAVLAGFLLTAVPNWTGRLPVSGRPLVVLFGLWTFGRVAILLSDTIGVLPAAVIDSLFLPAMLVICAREVIAGRKWKDLKVVSGLAALSAANICFHILVIERASPELPIRLALSAYVALITIVGGRILPSFTRNWLNQFGRTDFPVPYNHFDAAAIITGVVALACWTIAPASIATGGLSAIAAVINLIRLYRWRGWTTRREPILSVLHVAYLFVPFGFAMIALGSMGLDQVSILHTLAIGVVALMMLAVMTRATRGHTGRKLKASAATTTSYAVLAVVAVVRPAAELLPAYTYEVLMIAALGWIMAFGLFLAEHAPHLCRKTKPLR, from the coding sequence ATGCAAAACAGGTCAGCAGCCGAACCGGCCCCGCGCATCCCAAGAGGAATGTGGACGTCAGGATCGGTGCTCTTTTCTTACGGCTTCCGGCCCTTCTTCCTCGGCGCTGCGGCCTGGTCCATTCTTTCCATAGGGCTCTGGGCGGCGTTTCTCTCCTCGGGGCCAGCGATCGCGCTCAACTACGGACCGGCCAATTGGCATGCCCATGAAATGCTCTTCGGGTTTGCCTCGGCGGTCCTCGCCGGCTTCCTGCTGACGGCGGTGCCGAATTGGACCGGCCGCTTGCCGGTTTCGGGCCGGCCGCTTGTCGTTCTTTTTGGGCTGTGGACGTTCGGGCGGGTCGCCATCCTTTTGTCGGACACAATCGGCGTACTGCCCGCCGCCGTCATCGATAGTCTTTTTCTGCCAGCAATGCTGGTCATCTGCGCCCGCGAGGTGATCGCCGGCCGGAAGTGGAAGGACTTGAAAGTTGTAAGCGGCCTTGCGGCGCTATCGGCGGCAAACATCTGTTTCCACATCCTGGTCATCGAACGCGCTAGCCCGGAACTCCCGATCCGCCTGGCACTCAGCGCCTACGTCGCTTTGATCACGATCGTCGGCGGACGGATCCTTCCAAGCTTTACCCGCAACTGGCTGAACCAGTTCGGCCGAACCGACTTTCCCGTCCCCTACAATCACTTCGACGCAGCAGCGATCATTACCGGTGTCGTCGCACTGGCATGCTGGACGATCGCACCAGCGTCAATCGCAACCGGTGGCCTGAGCGCCATAGCGGCCGTTATCAATCTCATCCGGCTTTACCGATGGCGCGGCTGGACGACTCGCCGGGAACCCATTCTCTCGGTCCTTCATGTCGCCTACCTCTTCGTCCCCTTCGGCTTCGCAATGATCGCGCTCGGATCGATGGGCCTCGATCAGGTATCAATCCTGCATACGCTCGCGATCGGCGTAGTAGCTCTCATGATGCTGGCGGTCATGACGCGTGCAACGCGGGGGCATACGGGCCGCAAGCTCAAGGCAAGCGCTGCGACGACGACGTCCTATGCCGTCCTTGCGGTCGTCGCCGTCGTCAGGCCAGCCGCCGAACTTTTGCCGGCATACACCTATGAAGTCCTGATGATCGCGGCGCTCGGGTGGATCATGGCCTTTGGATTGTTCCTGGCCGAACACGCGCCTCATCTTTGCAGGAAGACAAAACCATTGCGATGA
- the nirK gene encoding copper-containing nitrite reductase, translating into MTNTLQMTRRTMLTGAAVAGALTPILTSAAANASPTPVRKLSATEIAALPRRKLDLVKPPFVHVHTQKAEGGPKVVEVTLTIEEKKLVIDGKGTEVNAMTFDGSVPGPLIVVHQDDYVEVTLVNPETNTLQHNIDFHSATGALGGGALTVVNPGESAVLRFKATKAGVFVYHCAPPGMVPWHVTSGMNGAIMVLPREGLTDGHGKELVYDKVYYVGEQDFYIPRDEKGEFKKYDSPGEAYEDTVAVMRTLTPTHIVFNGAVGALTGENALTAAVGERVLIVHSQANRDTRPHLIGGHGEYVWATGKFVNVPDRDQETWFIPGGTAGAAYYTFEQPGIYAYVNHNLIEAFELGAAAHFKVTGDWNDDLMTTVRSPSGS; encoded by the coding sequence ATGACAAATACATTGCAAATGACCCGGCGCACGATGCTGACGGGCGCTGCTGTTGCCGGAGCGCTGACCCCCATCCTCACCTCGGCGGCGGCGAATGCCTCCCCCACTCCTGTCAGAAAGCTCAGCGCCACTGAAATCGCTGCCCTTCCGCGCAGGAAACTGGACCTCGTGAAGCCACCTTTCGTCCACGTACATACGCAAAAAGCAGAAGGCGGACCGAAAGTCGTCGAAGTCACACTGACGATCGAGGAAAAGAAGCTCGTGATCGATGGCAAGGGCACCGAAGTCAATGCCATGACCTTTGACGGATCGGTTCCTGGTCCGCTCATCGTTGTGCATCAGGACGACTACGTCGAGGTCACACTCGTCAATCCCGAGACGAACACGCTGCAGCACAACATCGATTTCCACTCAGCAACCGGTGCGCTCGGCGGCGGTGCACTGACGGTCGTCAACCCGGGTGAGAGCGCGGTATTGCGCTTCAAGGCGACCAAGGCGGGCGTCTTCGTCTATCACTGCGCCCCTCCCGGCATGGTACCCTGGCACGTAACCTCGGGCATGAACGGCGCGATCATGGTGCTGCCGCGCGAAGGTCTGACAGATGGCCATGGCAAGGAACTTGTCTACGACAAGGTCTATTACGTCGGTGAGCAGGACTTTTATATTCCGCGCGACGAAAAGGGTGAGTTCAAAAAATATGACAGCCCGGGTGAGGCTTATGAGGATACCGTCGCCGTCATGCGTACCTTGACCCCGACGCATATTGTCTTCAATGGCGCCGTGGGCGCGCTCACCGGTGAAAATGCTCTGACGGCTGCCGTCGGCGAGCGGGTTCTCATCGTTCACTCGCAAGCCAACCGTGACACCCGGCCGCATCTTATCGGCGGTCATGGCGAATATGTCTGGGCCACGGGCAAGTTCGTCAACGTGCCCGACCGGGATCAGGAGACCTGGTTCATTCCCGGCGGCACAGCCGGGGCGGCCTACTATACGTTCGAACAGCCCGGTATCTATGCCTACGTCAACCATAATCTGATCGAGGCTTTCGAGCTTGGCGCTGCGGCTCACTTCAAGGTCACCGGTGATTGGAACGACGATCTAATGACCACCGTCAGGTCGCCATCGGGTAGCTGA
- a CDS encoding SUMF1/EgtB/PvdO family nonheme iron enzyme: MILDEVDDQVSGISIAIPLVLLAILLATVAVQSGLVALRGAQNPVASPDVITVVPRSFAYRDHAEYFRAGFAVDAPRSVVAIETPLAIMKYQVSRAEYDRCVQDQACSPAESEEPASPDKTPVIGVSYDDALHYAAWLSDHTGHSWTLPTDEQLAFAAGSRFPDDALGVASDDKNPAIRWLAEYEREARRSASKDPRPQLRGSFGVSEYGLADFAGNIWEWTRSCSKRVDMDAQKADQEADPSRCGILIASGKHRAPMSSFIRNPKGGGCTVGSPPDNLGFRLVRQPSSLEMAKDWIRRMIGLTTFSINAVPPDEGPTS; the protein is encoded by the coding sequence GTGATACTAGACGAAGTCGATGATCAGGTTTCGGGAATTTCCATCGCCATACCGCTGGTGCTGTTGGCGATCCTGCTAGCTACGGTCGCCGTTCAGTCCGGCCTAGTCGCCTTGCGTGGCGCTCAGAATCCGGTCGCCAGTCCAGATGTGATTACCGTGGTCCCCAGGTCGTTTGCATATCGGGACCATGCGGAATATTTCCGTGCCGGGTTCGCCGTCGATGCGCCGCGTTCGGTCGTCGCGATTGAAACGCCGCTGGCGATCATGAAATATCAGGTTTCGCGCGCGGAGTATGATCGCTGCGTCCAAGATCAAGCCTGTTCCCCGGCGGAGAGCGAAGAACCGGCCTCGCCGGACAAAACACCTGTTATCGGCGTCAGCTATGACGACGCCCTGCACTATGCGGCGTGGCTTTCGGACCATACCGGGCACTCATGGACCCTGCCGACAGATGAACAACTGGCCTTTGCCGCGGGAAGCCGCTTTCCCGACGACGCGCTCGGCGTTGCAAGCGACGACAAGAATCCCGCCATCCGCTGGCTCGCAGAATACGAGCGGGAGGCGCGCCGGTCCGCCTCGAAGGACCCCCGTCCCCAGCTCCGGGGATCGTTTGGCGTCAGCGAATACGGGCTGGCCGACTTTGCCGGCAACATTTGGGAATGGACGCGCAGCTGCAGCAAGCGTGTCGATATGGACGCTCAAAAAGCCGATCAGGAGGCTGATCCGTCGCGCTGCGGTATCCTGATCGCTTCCGGTAAACATCGAGCTCCGATGAGCAGCTTTATCCGCAATCCAAAAGGCGGCGGCTGCACTGTCGGCAGCCCGCCAGACAATCTCGGTTTCCGGCTCGTTCGCCAACCAAGTTCCTTGGAGATGGCGAAAGACTGGATCAGGCGCATGATCGGTTTGACCACCTTTTCGATAAACGCCGTTCCCCCGGATGAAGGACCTACGTCATGA
- a CDS encoding Crp/Fnr family transcriptional regulator, translating into MKIDRAVLKSLPLFDRITDSDLDAMVEHAVSRRVAQGDAVFEQGAPAKSFFLLLHGRLKVTQVTADGQQIIVRVVHPGDLFGFARALQRTDYPGTAIAAAESLTLSWPTDLWPQFVEQNPRLAVTAMQTIGQRLEEAHTRIREMSTEEVERRVAHAVLRLSKQAGKQEGDGIRIDFPISRQDIAEMTGTTLHTVSRILSAWEAKGLVEGGRQKLLVCDYRKLMILANGGRE; encoded by the coding sequence ATGAAGATTGATCGCGCCGTATTGAAATCGCTGCCGTTGTTCGATCGAATTACGGATTCTGATCTCGACGCCATGGTGGAGCATGCGGTTTCACGGCGTGTCGCACAGGGCGATGCCGTTTTCGAGCAAGGGGCGCCTGCCAAATCGTTCTTCCTGCTCCTGCATGGCAGATTGAAGGTCACGCAGGTCACGGCAGATGGCCAGCAGATCATCGTCCGGGTCGTTCACCCGGGCGATTTGTTCGGTTTTGCCAGAGCCTTGCAGCGTACCGACTATCCGGGTACCGCAATCGCGGCCGCCGAGAGCCTGACGCTTTCATGGCCGACCGATCTATGGCCGCAATTCGTCGAGCAAAATCCACGTTTGGCGGTTACCGCGATGCAGACCATCGGCCAGCGGCTCGAGGAGGCTCATACGCGGATCCGCGAAATGTCGACAGAGGAAGTGGAAAGACGCGTCGCTCACGCTGTCCTGAGGCTTTCCAAGCAGGCAGGAAAGCAGGAGGGCGATGGCATTCGTATCGACTTTCCGATTTCTCGCCAGGATATCGCGGAAATGACGGGAACGACGTTGCACACGGTTTCAAGAATCCTCAGCGCCTGGGAAGCCAAGGGCCTCGTTGAAGGCGGCCGTCAAAAACTGCTTGTCTGCGACTACCGGAAGCTGATGATTCTCGCCAACGGCGGCCGTGAATAA